A single Macrobrachium nipponense isolate FS-2020 chromosome 5, ASM1510439v2, whole genome shotgun sequence DNA region contains:
- the LOC135215720 gene encoding muskelin-like: MAESTTSGEQLQNLKYSIHKYSTFSANFVPENILEDKPTDQSSRWSSDSNNPPQYLILKLEHPAVVKTITFGKYEKTHVCNVKKFRVYGGLSDDNMVLLLESGLKNDTVSETLVLKTYRVWSPISFTFCQDCSTSGMTFHFSLLFNEDIF; encoded by the exons atggcAGAGTCGACGACTTCAGGGGAACAATTACAAAACCTGAAATATTCCATCCATAAATATTCGACGTTTTCCGCCAATTTTGTACCAGA AAATATATTAGAAGATAAACCAACTGATCAGTCCTCCCGATGGTCGTCAGATTCCAATAACCCTCCACAg tatttaatattgaaattagAACATCCAGCTGTGGTAAAGACGATAACgtttggaaaatatgaaaaaacccACGTGTGCAATGTTAAGAAGTTTCGAGTTTATGGTGGTCTATCTGATGATAATATGGTGCTTCTTTTAGAAAG tggaCTGAAGAACGACACTGTTTCTGAAACCCTCGTTTTAAAAACATACCGTGTCTGGTCACCAATTTCCTTTACGTTTTGTCAAGATTGTTCCACTTCAGGTATGActtttcacttttcacttttGTTCAATGAAGATATTTTTTAA